The DNA sequence GATTCACTTGATACAGTTGAGTTAATCATGGAGTTCGAAAAGGAATTTAATATTGCTATTCCTGATGACCAAGCTGAAAATATTGCAACAGTAGGTCAAGCCATAGATTATATCGAGAAAAACGTTAAGTAAGCCTTCAGGAGCCCATGCGGTTAAAAAGGGTTGTAGTAACTGGAATAGGAGCATTAACTCCTATTGGAAATTCGGCACCATTGTACTGGGAGAACTTAATTGCCGGTACAAGTGGTGCTGGTCCTATAACCAGATTTGATGCATCCAAGTTTAAAACCCAATTCGCCTGTGAGGTTAAAGGTTTTGATCCAAACGATTTCTTTGATCGGAAAGAAGCAAGGAAATTAGATCCGTGTACACATTATGCTTTAGTTGCAGCAGATGAGGCTGTCAAAGATTCCGGTATTGACTTAACTAAAATTAACCCTGATCGAGTTGGGGTGATTTTTGGTTCCGGAATTGGCGGTCTAGAAACATTCTACAATGAATGTGTTGAATTTGCAAAAGGTGATGGTACGCCAAGGTTTAACCCTTTCTTCATACCTAAAATGATTGCCGACATTTCGGCAGGTCATATTTCTATCAAATACGGTTTTAGAGGTCCAAATTTTACTACAGTTTCTGCTTGTGCTTCCTCCACCAACGCCATGATAGATGCCTTTACCTACATTCGATTAGGTAAGGCCGATATGATTGTAACAGGCGGTTCAGAAGCAGCAGTTAATCAAGCGGGAGTTGGTGGTTTTAACGCCATGCACGCCCTTTCAACCCGAAATGATAGTCCTTCCACTGCATCTCGTCCATTTGATTTGGATAGAGATGGATTTGTGCTAGGTGAAGGTGCAGGGGTTGTAATATTGGAAAGTTTGGATTCGGCACTGGCTAGAGGTGCCAAAATTTATGCTGAAATAGTTGGTGGTGGAATGAGTGCAGATGCTCATCATATTACAGCACCGCATCCGGAAGGATTGGGGGCTTTAAATGTGATGCGTAGTGCCTTGGAAGATGCAGAAATGCAAGCCAGTGAAATTGATTATGTGAATGTTCATGGAACATCTACACCACTTGGTGACGTTGCCGAAACTAAAGCAATTCAAAAAGTTTTTGGTGAACATGCTTATAAATTGAATATTTCAAGTACAAAAAGCATGACTGGACATTTATTAGGTGCTGCTGGCGCAATTGAAGCCATTGCTTCTATCTTGGCTGTAAAAAATGATATTGTTCCTCCTACAATTAATCATTTTACCGATGATCCTCAATTGGATTCAAAATTGAATTTCACTTTCAATAAATTGGAAAAAAGAACAGTTAATGCCGCCTTATCTAATACCTTTGGTTTTGGAGGGCACAATGCTTCTGTAGTTTTTAGAAAATTCCTCCCTTAGTTGTTGCATGAAGTTGTTGCCCGGAATTCTTAAAGCTTATTTTTCCCCAGACAAAAAACTTTATATTTCTTTAAAAAATCTTCTTGGATTTTATCCAAAGAATATTTCATTATTTAAACTGGCCTTTACGCATCGATCTGCTGCAGTTGAAGTCAAAGATGGCGTTAAAATCAGCAATGAAAGGCTGGAATATTTGGGGGATGCCATTTTAGGTGCAGTGGTTGCCGAGTTCCTGTTTAAAAAATTCCCTTTTAAGGACGAAGGCTTTCTGACAGAAATGAGAAGTAGAATGGTAAGTAGGGAAAACCTGAATAAATTGGCAGTTAAAATGGGAATAAGTAACCTGATTGAAAGCAATTTAGGTGGTTCCAGACAAAAATCAATGTATGGTGATGGTTTTGAAGCATTGATTGGTGCCATTTATTTAGACTTGGGTTATGATTCTACTAAATTGTTTATCCTAAATCGTATCATTCGCAATCATATTGATTTGGATCAAATACAAGCCATGGACAATAATTATAAAAGTCGTTTGCTTGAATTGGCCCAAAAGCAAAAAAAAGAATTACGATATGAAGTAGTCGATGAGGTAATGCAAAAGAAAGTAAAGCATTACGTAATTGAAGTATATTATGATGGTGAGAGGTTAGGTAAGGGAATGGACATAGCCAAGAAGAAGGCTGAACAAATTGCTGCACAAAAAAGTATAGAGATTTTACAGGAGAAAGGGATGCCGGATTAAATATCTCTTCCTATAGTATATTCAACCAGTCCGGCTAAAGAATCACGAATTTGGCCTTCCGGAAAGTTCATCAAAATGGCCAATGCTTGATTTTTAATATCATTCATTTTGGAGGTTGAATAAGTAATTCCACCTTTTGAAATAACAAATTCGATAACTTGTTTTACTTTGATGTTATCGTTGTTGTGGTTTTTAACAATATTGATAATCTTACGCTTTTCTTGATTAGTGCTATTGTTAAGAGCGTAGATTAATGGCAATGTCATTTTTTTCTCCTTAATGTCAATCCCGGTTGGCTTGCCAGTTTTATTGTGATTTTCATAATCAAAGAGGTCGTCTTTTATTTGAAAAGCCATACCTGCCAACTCGCCAAAATGTCGTAACAGCTCAATTTTTTCAGCATCTTCAGTTACGGAAGCCGCACCACAAGCACAGCATGAAGCTATTAGGGTAGCGGTTTTTTTACGAATAATTTCAAAATAAATGTCTTCTGTAATATCTAATCTGCGAGCCTTTTCAATTTGAAGAAGCTCACCTTCGCTCATTTCTCTGACGGAGTTGCTGGTTATTTGGAGCAAGTGATAGTCGTTATTGCCGACACTTAAAAGCAATCCCCTGGATAACAAATAATCTCCGACTAAAACAGCTATTTTATTTTTCCAAAGTGCATTTATACTAAAAAAGCCACGACGTAAATTACTATCATCAACTACATCGTCATGAACTAATGTAGCTGTATGCAAAAGTTCGATATGAGTAGCAGCCCGATAGGAACAATCATTAAACCCTCCACATAGTTTGGCAGAGAGAAAAACAAACATGGGTCTCATTTGCTTCCCTTTTCTTTTTACAATGTAATGGGTAATTGTATCAAGTAAAGGCACGGAACTACGCATGTTGTCCCGAAACCGAACTTCAAATTCGTCCATTTCGGAAGCAATAGGAGCCTTTATTTGGTCTAATGTTAACAATTGAGGGCGAAGGTAGAACCAATTAAACTAGTTTCCAATACGTTTAGAAATTTTTCTATGATAACTGAACTCCCATGACCATTATATCATCAATTTGATCGTATTCTCTTTTCCAGTTTAAAAAATTATTGTAGAAATGTTCCTTTTGTTTTCTTCCGCTTAACTTATGGATCTCAACTAAAAATTTTTCAAATTCCTTTCTCTGGATTTTTTTATTGAATTCCCCTCCAAATTGATCTGTATAACCATCGGATTGCAGATAAACCCAGACCTTGTTTTCAATAGGAATGGCTGTCTTTTCAAAAGGGATGTTTTGTAGCCTTTTGCTGCCAATGGAACGTTTGTTTCCGTTAAATCGCTCTACTTCACCTGATTCCTTAACCAGGTAGAGAGGTCGACCGGCACCGGCAAATTCCAAAATTTTGGTGGATGAATCATAGCAACACAAAGCCACATCCATTCCATGTTCATGAATTTCAAGGTTGGAATTGCCTTTAAAAACTGCTGACAAATTAAGGTCTAACTCTTCAAGCATAGCGTCGATGGTTGGGGCAGTTTCATTTTTAAGCTGTCTATCAAAAATATCAACACCTAAAATGGACATAAATGCTCCCGGTACACCATGACCTGTGCAATCTGAAATAGCAAAGTAGATTTTGTTCGAATGGATTCCTACCCAATAAAAATCACCGCTTACAATATCTTTTGGAAGATTTAACAAAAAGGAATCATGAACAACAGATGACAATATTTCCCATTCCGGCATCATACTTCGTTGAAGAGTTGCGGCGTAAAGAATAGAATCGGTAATATCTTTGTTTTTCTGTTCTAAATCTAAATTTTGTTTGTTTAGAAGCTTGGTTCGCTGAGCAACTTCAATTTCTAAACGCACATTCACCTGGTCGGTAATTCTATTTATTTCTTGTAATTTTTCAAGGGCTTCTTCCTGGGCCATCTCTTTTTCTTTTTGTACCAATGAAAATTGTTCTGCCATGGACAAGGAAAGGAATATTACTTCAATAGCATTTCCAATTTTTAGGCTATTATAGGTTAAGAAGTTAAGGGGAATTAAGTTTGAATTTGCTAAAACGAAAATGATAGTACCTACAAATAAACTGGCAAAAGCGGCATAGAAATACATATTCCCTTTTCTGTTTTCTCTTCTGCTGGCAACTAGGGAATAGACAATAGCAATCATCGAGGATAATCCGGATGTGTTTACCAGTATTAATCCTAGTAAAAACCAAAAGTCGTTTCCAAAGGAAAACAGTGAACCTAACACTGTAATTACCATTGAACCATCTACCAGCCTGGATGGCCAACGGTTAGTGAGGGTACATAAATTTAAGAACTTTTTGGTGTATAATAATACAAACAGGATGGTGGCAGAAGTTAAAATAATGATACTGCGATCTGCAATCAAAGAGCTGAATTTGAAAAACAGAGTAGCATTATAGCCTTCCAAAGAAATTTGAAGAATAACAATTGAAATTACATAGAACACATACCATAGATAGGAGCGATTTTGTAAAGTATAGAAAAGGAAAAGGTTTGAAAAAATGGCAAATACCATTATTCCAAAGAATATTCCTAAAAAGATTTGTTCTTTTAGCTCATGGCGATTATAGTCCTCGGAAGAATATAAATTGGCCCCTACTAATGCAATATCACCATTGGGTTTAATTCGAATGTAAATTGTATTTTCAGAATGAGGTAAAAGCCTAATTTGAAAGACATTGGGTTTGGAGAAATGGAGACTGTCGGGGTAAGGTAAAGCATCTCCTAATGTTAAGTGTTCCCAATTATTAGATTGATTTCTTGTAAAAACAGTTATTTCATTGGTTGTGGGTCTTGAAATTTCCAGGAAATAATTTGCCTGATTTTCGAATGGGTAATTTATGGAAACTCTCATCCAAAAGCTTGAATGGGAAAATCCTAAATTTTGCATGGGGCATTTTATCGGTTGGAATTTTCCATTTTCAAATTGTTGAATGGCATCGGTAAAAGTTGTAAGTCCACTTGAATCTTCCCAATACATGGTACTCGTAAGGAGTGAATTTTCAGTCGGGTTAGAACCTGATTTCGGAGAAGGTGCGAATGGGTAAGCCCAAGTTGGACTAAGCAAATAAAAACATAGAAGTAAAATGAATATTTTCTTCGGATTCACAGGTTTGAAGTGAGGTTGACCTTAACTAATTTTTTTTAACTTGGTTTCATTTGTAAAGGAATTTATTGGGTTGTGATATTTTGGACAGATTATTTATAATAAAGTTTGTGGTTATTTTGTATTTTCGTTCCATGTTTATTCGTTTAAGATTCCAGGTTTTACTCTCGGTCCTGTTGCTATCGCTTAGCATGAGTTCTTGTAAGAAATATGAAGAAGAGCTAATCCCCAACAATGTTGCTCCTCCCGATAACACTATTTCGGAGGTGACCATGCAGACCTATGTTAACAAAGTTTATATCAGTGTTTTAGGTAGGAAGCCCACAGATTTGGAATTGGACCAAGGTTTAGAAATAATTAATCAAGGGAATTTAAGTGTTTCCAGTCGATTGGCTTTCCTGGATCAGGTGCAGGCAAAGTCTGAGTATTATCCTCATCTTTATTCCTTAGCAAGGCAAGAGTTATTGAATGATTTAGATACCGCTGAGATTAGTGGTAATAAGGCATTGTTTGAATTTCTTTTAAGTCAGCCGGAATATGCCGCTTATGCCGCCCAATTGACCAAGGAGATTGTTAGGTTGGATTCCATGATGAAAATTCCATCTAATTTGGAAATGGATCAACCATTCGGGGTAGCTAAAATGCATAAATGGTGTATCAATAATTATTTTTATGACCAATTAAATATGGGTACTTATAATTTTGTTACTTCCAGTTTTGAGCATTTTTTGTTCAGAGATCCTTCTGATTCAGAATTGTTTGGTGGGTCGAAAATGGTTGATGGTTTCAGCGGAACCTTGTTTTTTCAAGTTGGAAGTAGTAAAATGGATTACCTGAATATTTTCTTTTTTCAATCATCAGATTATTATCAAGGACAAGTGCGCGATTTGTATCAACGGTATTTATTTCGGGATCCAAGCTCTGAGGAAACGGTGCAATTGGCTGTCCCTTACAAGAGTACAGGTGATTTTAAAGAATTGCAAAAGCAGATTTTGGCATTGGATGAATATGTTGGTTTAAAGTAACTGGTAGAAAATGAAAACACTGACACAATTAAATCTCCACCGGATATTATTTGTACTTTTTATTTCCTTTTTGAATCAATCTTGTAGAAAGGAAACGGCCTATATTTATGGGGTAACCGATGTAACAATCAGCCGGACAGGGGCAAATAAAGAAAATGTAAAATCAACCACGGAGTTTATTTCCATTGCCTATTCCGATATTTTCGGTACTACCATTCCTCATTCGGAATTAGTTAAGCTCCAAGCCGCTTATAGTGCTTTTGGAGATCAAAAATTAATAGAACAATTGGTTATCCGCAATTTTCTTAATCAATCCGGAAACACCATTCCTTCGGCAACAGATATGAATTCGGATTTAGATAAGTTTATTGATCAGAGCTATATTAAGTTTTTTGCCAGACATCCAAATGAGTATGAGGCTTATTACTTAAAGAACTTGTTGATTTCGGATCCTGGCATTACTCCTGAATTGGTATATTTTTCTATGATGACTTCGAATGAATACCGCTACTACTAGAATAAAATGAAAAGAAGAAGTTTTATTAAAAAGGCCGGACTTGCAACTGCAGGTGTATTTTCAGTCCCTTACATTTTACCTTCAGGACGCTTATTTGCCGCAACCGGAAGCAGGATAGCCGATCATGTTGTACTTTGTTTGTTTGCAGGTGGTGTAAGAAATTTGGAAAGTATCCAAAAGATCGAGGGAAATTTAATGCCGAATACGTTATTTGGTTCGGAGTCAATCAATCCTCAAATTGCCCCGGGGATGTCTGCTTTGCCTAGTCCGTTTTCCAATGTTTTGCAATCCCAGGCTACCTTGTATAAAGAGTTTAGATATGCCGCTGGAGCAACAGGCCATTTTAATGCACATTCTGCAGTACTTACAGGTAAGTATAATTTAGTGGATGTTAACTTAAAACAAAGGCCTTCCAATCCAACCGTTTTTGAATATTATCGCAAGCATAATAGCCCGTCCATGTCAGCCTTAAATGCTTGGTGGATTTCAAACTCCTTAGGGCCTTATCCCGCTTTGAATTTCAGTAATTATCCCGGATATGGTGCTGAATTTGGCGCAAATTATATTCAACCCCGTTCCGTAATTTCTGCTTCCGGGTATGAGGTGCTCGGTAATCCAAAGAACTTTAACACCAGCGAAATCGATAAAATCAATAAGATTCGAAGTTTCTGTGATAATAATTTTTCAAAGAATTTTACTTCAGGCGACGCCGGGGTTACGAATGCCATCGAAGACTCCATGCTGTTGGATCAATTTATTCAAGATTCTTACACCGAAGCATTGGCCGGACAATACGATAATCCATGGAATTCTCCGTCAGGAATGAGCGGAGATATGTTTAATGTGTTTTTTGCTGAAAAGGTAATTGAACGATTTAAGCCTGAATTGTTGGTAGTTAACATGCAAGATGTTGATATCGGGCATACCAATTTTACCGCTTATTGCGATAATATGAGAAAAGCTGATTATGCCTTGGCTCATTTGTGGCAAACCATTCAAACTACACCGGGAATGGCAAATAATACCGTTTTAATCGTTGTTCCGGAACATGGTAGAAATCAAGAACCCAATACCTTGTTGGATTCATTTGGAAGATATGCTCTAGACCATAATAATGATGCCATGAGCAGGGAAATATTTTGTTTGGTCGCTGGACCTGCCGGAAAAGTAGTTCAAAATCAGGTTATTTCTACTGAAGTTGGACAAACAATTGATGTGGTGCCTACCATTGCCAAGGTTCTAGGTTTTTATTCAGATATTCCCGGTGGAATGTTAGATGGTCAAATTTTGGAACAATCCTTCAATTAGCAATACCATGAAAAACAAAGTATTATTTATTTCGATTGGTTTTGCCTTGTTAGCTGTTATGCAAATGGGCTGTTGGAAGGAGTTGAATCCTAAGCCTGAAAACCCATACGATCAAGTTGATTATCACACTCCACCTACACCTGTGGATACCTTGGACCCAAATTCTTTCGTGTCAATTCACCGTGATATTTTGGTTCCTAAATGCGCACAACCCGGTTGCCATGACGGTGTGTTTGAACCGGATTTCCGTTCTTTAGAAAGCTCCTATGCTACCTTGGTTTACGCTCATATTACCAAAAATAACGCGGATAGCAGTTTTGCTTTTCGAGTTATTCCTTTTGATAAAAATAAATCAGTTCTGTATGAGCGAATTACCAATTGTTGCTTTGTAAACCAAAATGATCGAATGCCTCAAGACAATATTGGGGTGCCGATGGAAAGTGATAAAATTGATCGGATTGCTGCTTGGATTATGGGAGGAGCTAAGGATATGTTTGGAAATATACCGCAATTCCCAAATTCCGAACCCAATATTCAATATTACATAGCAACGGATCCTCAGTTTAATACTATTTCTAATACCAACAACCGAATAGACAGTATATATTACAATCCATTTATTGTACCTTCCAATTATACTATGAATTTGATATTTGTAGTAAGTGATGATAGCACTTCTGTGGATCAATTGACCTACAATAAAGTTAAAATGAGTTTTGAAGCAGATAATTTTTCAAGTTCTGCTCCCGGCTATAAAGAATTTCAAGCATTTGTTATCACCAATCCAACCAATGGAGACAAATACCTGATGGCTACAATCAATACCAACCAGTTTGCTTCGGGTAATATTGTTTATTTTCGATTTTATACCAACGATGGCGATCATGTCGGAAATACAGAATTCCCCTACAATTCTTTGGATTTACCTTACAAAACATTTTTTTCATTTTATATTCAACCTTAATAGTTCCAGGCATGACTCAAATAAAACGTAATTACAAGTTAGTATACCTTGGTATAATTGCTATGGCTATTTTCTTTTCATGTTCAAAGAAGGAAGATATAAGCGAAATACCTAGTATTAGTTTTGAAAGTGTTTCACCATTCGGCAACATCCGGCAATATGAAGATTCAATTCTCTTTAAAATAAGCTACAGGGATGGTGATGGAGATTTGGGAGAGAATATTGATTCTGTCAATAATTTATTTCTAACAGATAGTCGGAATAATGTTACGTATAAATACCGATTGCAGGAATTAGCTCCAATGGGAGCCAAAATTCCAATTCAAGGAAG is a window from the Bacteroidia bacterium genome containing:
- a CDS encoding polyprenyl synthetase family protein encodes the protein MDEFEVRFRDNMRSSVPLLDTITHYIVKRKGKQMRPMFVFLSAKLCGGFNDCSYRAATHIELLHTATLVHDDVVDDSNLRRGFFSINALWKNKIAVLVGDYLLSRGLLLSVGNNDYHLLQITSNSVREMSEGELLQIEKARRLDITEDIYFEIIRKKTATLIASCCACGAASVTEDAEKIELLRHFGELAGMAFQIKDDLFDYENHNKTGKPTGIDIKEKKMTLPLIYALNNSTNQEKRKIINIVKNHNNDNIKVKQVIEFVISKGGITYSTSKMNDIKNQALAILMNFPEGQIRDSLAGLVEYTIGRDI
- the rnc gene encoding ribonuclease III, with the translated sequence MKLLPGILKAYFSPDKKLYISLKNLLGFYPKNISLFKLAFTHRSAAVEVKDGVKISNERLEYLGDAILGAVVAEFLFKKFPFKDEGFLTEMRSRMVSRENLNKLAVKMGISNLIESNLGGSRQKSMYGDGFEALIGAIYLDLGYDSTKLFILNRIIRNHIDLDQIQAMDNNYKSRLLELAQKQKKELRYEVVDEVMQKKVKHYVIEVYYDGERLGKGMDIAKKKAEQIAAQKSIEILQEKGMPD
- a CDS encoding alkaline phosphatase family protein → MKRRSFIKKAGLATAGVFSVPYILPSGRLFAATGSRIADHVVLCLFAGGVRNLESIQKIEGNLMPNTLFGSESINPQIAPGMSALPSPFSNVLQSQATLYKEFRYAAGATGHFNAHSAVLTGKYNLVDVNLKQRPSNPTVFEYYRKHNSPSMSALNAWWISNSLGPYPALNFSNYPGYGAEFGANYIQPRSVISASGYEVLGNPKNFNTSEIDKINKIRSFCDNNFSKNFTSGDAGVTNAIEDSMLLDQFIQDSYTEALAGQYDNPWNSPSGMSGDMFNVFFAEKVIERFKPELLVVNMQDVDIGHTNFTAYCDNMRKADYALAHLWQTIQTTPGMANNTVLIVVPEHGRNQEPNTLLDSFGRYALDHNNDAMSREIFCLVAGPAGKVVQNQVISTEVGQTIDVVPTIAKVLGFYSDIPGGMLDGQILEQSFN
- the fabF gene encoding beta-ketoacyl-ACP synthase II; its protein translation is MRLKRVVVTGIGALTPIGNSAPLYWENLIAGTSGAGPITRFDASKFKTQFACEVKGFDPNDFFDRKEARKLDPCTHYALVAADEAVKDSGIDLTKINPDRVGVIFGSGIGGLETFYNECVEFAKGDGTPRFNPFFIPKMIADISAGHISIKYGFRGPNFTTVSACASSTNAMIDAFTYIRLGKADMIVTGGSEAAVNQAGVGGFNAMHALSTRNDSPSTASRPFDLDRDGFVLGEGAGVVILESLDSALARGAKIYAEIVGGGMSADAHHITAPHPEGLGALNVMRSALEDAEMQASEIDYVNVHGTSTPLGDVAETKAIQKVFGEHAYKLNISSTKSMTGHLLGAAGAIEAIASILAVKNDIVPPTINHFTDDPQLDSKLNFTFNKLEKRTVNAALSNTFGFGGHNASVVFRKFLP
- a CDS encoding acyl carrier protein, with the protein product MSDIASRVKAIIVDKLGVDEKEVTLEASFTNDLGADSLDTVELIMEFEKEFNIAIPDDQAENIATVGQAIDYIEKNVK
- a CDS encoding SpoIIE family protein phosphatase gives rise to the protein MNPKKIFILLLCFYLLSPTWAYPFAPSPKSGSNPTENSLLTSTMYWEDSSGLTTFTDAIQQFENGKFQPIKCPMQNLGFSHSSFWMRVSINYPFENQANYFLEISRPTTNEITVFTRNQSNNWEHLTLGDALPYPDSLHFSKPNVFQIRLLPHSENTIYIRIKPNGDIALVGANLYSSEDYNRHELKEQIFLGIFFGIMVFAIFSNLFLFYTLQNRSYLWYVFYVISIVILQISLEGYNATLFFKFSSLIADRSIIILTSATILFVLLYTKKFLNLCTLTNRWPSRLVDGSMVITVLGSLFSFGNDFWFLLGLILVNTSGLSSMIAIVYSLVASRRENRKGNMYFYAAFASLFVGTIIFVLANSNLIPLNFLTYNSLKIGNAIEVIFLSLSMAEQFSLVQKEKEMAQEEALEKLQEINRITDQVNVRLEIEVAQRTKLLNKQNLDLEQKNKDITDSILYAATLQRSMMPEWEILSSVVHDSFLLNLPKDIVSGDFYWVGIHSNKIYFAISDCTGHGVPGAFMSILGVDIFDRQLKNETAPTIDAMLEELDLNLSAVFKGNSNLEIHEHGMDVALCCYDSSTKILEFAGAGRPLYLVKESGEVERFNGNKRSIGSKRLQNIPFEKTAIPIENKVWVYLQSDGYTDQFGGEFNKKIQRKEFEKFLVEIHKLSGRKQKEHFYNNFLNWKREYDQIDDIMVMGVQLS